CGCCATGATCGTTCTCCCTTACTTTTTTTGCTTGGCCGCAATCATCCCGGAGTGGCCCTTTCCGTTCAAGCGCCATATGTTAGGCCTCATCCTGTTGCAAGCGGAGGCGTAAGTTATGAGCGAATCAAAAGGCATTGCCTATAGCCAGGGACGCTATATGCCGGTGGACGAGGCGACGATACCGTTGCTCGACCCGGCATTTACCAAGAGTGATGTGGTGTTCGACGCCATATCTGCCTGGGACGGATCGTTTTTTAAGCTCGACGATCATTTGGCGCGGTTTCACCGCTCCTGCGATTATATCCGCGTCAACCCACCGTGCTCGGACGATGAAATTCGTCAGATTATGGCGGAATGCGTGAAGCGCGCCGGGTTTGATCATTCGATCGTCTATATCCTTTGCACGCGCGGGCGCTATGCCGGCGGCAGCGCTACCGGCGATCCGCGAGAAGCGCTGAATGAATTCATCGCCTATGCCGTTCCCTATTATTGGATCGTGCCGAAAGAGCGGGTGAACTCTGGCGCTCATTTATGGATCGCCGATACCCGGCGCGCGCCGGACACTGCGATCAACCAGCGCGTCAAAAACTTCAACCGCATGGATTTGACGCGTGCTCAATTCGAGGCGCTCGATGCTGGCGCCGACGCCCCGGTCCTGCTGTCCACCGACGGCTTCATCACCGAAGGGCCAGGCTTTAATGTCTGGATTATCCGCGACGGCAAAGTGCTGACGCCGGGCCAGAACTTGCTTGAAGGCATCACCCGGCAAAGCGTCTTCGAACTCTGCGCCGAAACCGGCCTGCAGGCGGAAGCCGCCGATTTGACGGAAGCCGACCTGCGTGAAGCCGACGAGGTCTTCATTTCCTCGACCGGCGGCGGGGTTATCTCGGTGACTTTGGTCAACGACAAACCGGTGGGCAACGGCGCGCCCGGCATCACGACTGGCAAACTCAGCGACACCTATTGGAAAAAACGTGCCGAGGGCTGGCACGCCACGTCGCTCGCCGATCTGTTGGAGGCGGAACTGCCCCAGGCCGCCGGCGCCGACTAAGGCGATACCCGGCACGAAATTACGGAATTCGACCTATCGTAAACAGATGGGTGCGGTGGTGTGAACGCTAGCCGCCCAACAATGGCGGGCGGCGGAGGTGCCAATCGGTTGCGCTCTGATAGGCCACGCCGGCGCGGAACAGGAGCGGCTCGTTCCACCACGCCGCTTCCAGCATGAGGCCGATGGGAAGGCCGTCGGATGTAAAGCCGCACGGCACAGAAAGCCCGGGATGGGAGGAAAGCGCGCTTCCATATGTGAAGCGCGCCGCAT
This sequence is a window from Pseudomonadota bacterium. Protein-coding genes within it:
- a CDS encoding aminotransferase class IV, producing the protein MSESKGIAYSQGRYMPVDEATIPLLDPAFTKSDVVFDAISAWDGSFFKLDDHLARFHRSCDYIRVNPPCSDDEIRQIMAECVKRAGFDHSIVYILCTRGRYAGGSATGDPREALNEFIAYAVPYYWIVPKERVNSGAHLWIADTRRAPDTAINQRVKNFNRMDLTRAQFEALDAGADAPVLLSTDGFITEGPGFNVWIIRDGKVLTPGQNLLEGITRQSVFELCAETGLQAEAADLTEADLREADEVFISSTGGGVISVTLVNDKPVGNGAPGITTGKLSDTYWKKRAEGWHATSLADLLEAELPQAAGAD